CTCGACGCGATCGTGGTGTTGTGGAGGAACGTCAACGCTTGGAGTCGACCGAGGGCCAGCAGGACGGGATAGAGTTGGCGGCCCTTACGGTCAGGAGATATTCGTGAACAAGTGCCGACTTCCGCGAAGGCACTTTCTTCAGCACCCCAAGGCGAACCATTTTCTTCAGCCTCGCGGCGAGCAGCGGTTTCGACAAACCCAGCGAAGACTGGATTTCTGCGAAGCCTGAGGAAACACTGACTCGGTATCAACAGGGTCCAACGGTCCCCGATCACCGACAATGCTCTACATAGGGACGAGGACTGCTTGGCCAAAGCGTTCCACTTCATCAGTCCTCTCCCCCCGTCCATTACCTCTCGTTGGAACCGGTCGGCGGCCGCCCTGGCTAAGTGCTGTCTGCCTTCGGCAGCGTCGGTTCTTGACCTTTTCATCTTGCGGCTCCCGAGTGGGGGAACTCCGGGTAGAACGGCCACATCGCTCTTGACCCGCCAGATAATGATCTGCTTTAGATGTCACTAATACTCTAAATTTCGAGCACGTCCAGCACCGGTGACGCGGCCAAACTGCGCTCGACGACAATTGGTGGGCCCACGCAAAATGCGTAGGCAGGATGCGTTCACGTGTCCTGCAGGAGACTATTCATGAGAAAGTCGAGAGAGGAAACGGCGGAAACGCGACGGAATATCGTGAGGACCGCTGGAATTCGTTTCCGTCAGAACGGGATCTGCGAAACGGGCTTGGCCGATCTAATGGAAAGTGCCGGCCTGACGCACGGCGGGTTCTACCGGCACTTCGCCTCCAAGGACCAACTCATCTCGGAAGCTTCGGCGGACGCCTTCGCGGCCAATGTCGCCGAGATGGAAGCTGCAGCCTCGACGGCCAAGGGTCGAAAAACGCTTGGGGCAATCGCCAATGCCTACCTTTCCCCCGAGCACAGGAAGGACCGGGCTCATGGATGCCCTCTAGCCGCGCTCGGGAGCGAACTCGCTAGGTCGGAGAAGTCGACACGGTCCGTGGCCACCGAGGGAATCCTCAAGATGATCGCCATAGTCGCCGAACGGTTGAAGGATCCGAACACCGACCGGGCAAAGAAGTCCGCCAGCGTATTCGTCGGGACGATGCTCGGCGCGCTGACGATCTCCAGAATTGTTGCTGATCCGAAGGTTTCGAACGATATCTTAGCCGCCGCGCGCGCCAAGTTGACGTCCTGGGAGTGACGGCATCACCCACCCCGGCGGTGCCGGTCTTCCCGTCTGACAGGCATACACCGGGGACTTGGCGCAAGGGTCCGATCTTGATGCTTCGAGGATCTCCGACACGTACGTGTCGTCGCAGACGGCGCGCATAAAGCCTAGCTGACAACGTCGGTCATCAACAAGTGCGGCGACGTAAGCAGGAATCCTTATCGCGAAGTTGTACTTGAGCGGGGCGTCGCTGGAAGGGGCGCCAAACCAGCAGTTAACGCGCTCAGATCCATTTCTTGCACGTTGCGCGGCCGCGGCGATAGGACCGCCACCTGATGCGGGGACGCTGGCATTCCGTAGAGCATGAGCGTCGGCGTCGGTGATCTCTCTTTGACGCCAGCAGAGCCCAATACAGCAACCTGGGTCTGCGTGACCGGAAATCCGGATCTTTCGAAAGACGGACGTTCTACAGCCTTCGCGTTAATTCCGCCAAGCACAACGAACGTTGCGCCGATAATCGAAAAAAACTTGCTCACGCACACCTCCGTTCAAAATTGCGAACAACTATCCAGCAAGGCGCGCGAACAGTTCGGCTATGCTGCGCCCCTGACCTCTTAATATGTCGATCGACATCTAATTCAATCCCCCTCGGCACATGGACGCATATCACTTTCCTGTGTGGGGATCTTTTCGCTGTCCGTCCGCGCTTGTGAGATAGATGTCGATAATCATCTGATTAGCGCATGCGTCAAATAGAGCGGGTTCGCTACTGCTCCAAATCTTGACCTCGAGAGCGATGGTCCGCCCTATCAAGGAGATTGCACCGTGACGATGCTACGCTACCGAAATTTTAGGACTCCGACCGCGTCGTAAGCGCCAAAGCATACAGGGTCGGAGCGGAGACGTCCTTACATGCATGTCGCTTGCGCTTGGCCTGGGACCTTCAGGTGGGGCCCCCGTCTAGACTTGGCGATCTCAACACCCCACCGCCCACAGAATAGGCTTAGCAAACAAAAACGCTTGCATCACTCTATCCGTAGGCCGTGGACGTCAATGCGCGATTACCTATTTGCCGCCTCTAGGATAACATCCGCTACTTCTTGAGGCTTTGACAACATCGGCGCATGACCGGTCTTCAGAACAACCGTCTTTGCACCGATCTTTTTGGCCATGGATAGCTGTAAGTCGGTGGCCATCATACGGTCATTGCCTGCCACGATGAAATAGGATGGCTTGGTTTTCCATGCTGCCATGGTGACCTTTTCTCCGAAAGCCTTGCTATTGATTGGCACCTGACTAACGGCCATCAGCCTGGTTTCTTCTTTTGGTGCATCCGGAGCAAAGTCCTGGACCATAGCTTCGGCAGGCAAGCTCAAATAGCCGCTATGATCAGCGTGCAATCTCTTCATACCGGCCGGAGGTTCATATTCTTTGCCCAAATCGCCAGCCGCCTGACCTTCGGATGGTGCAAAGGCCGAAATGTACACAAGCGCACTGACCTTATCGCTCGCCCCTGCCTCAGTGATTGCCATGCCTCCCCATGAATGCCCGACCAGGACAACTTTGCCGGCCTGCTGGGAAATAGCGCGTTGGGTCGCCGCGACATCCTCGGCCAGAGAGGTCAATGGGTTTTGCACCGAAACCACCTTCAAGCCTTTGGCTTGCAACAGCGGAACAACCTTGTTCCACTCTGAACCATCGACGAATGCTCCGTGCACAAGCACGACGGTCGTATCCTGTGGTGCGGCCCGGGCCGAGGTCGGCATAGCCAAGCCGGACAGCAACGTCATCGTCAGCAGCAACGTTTTGAGATTGGGGACAGTGACCCGCATCATTTATTCCTTCCGAGAGTTCGTTGTTGACTGGCTCGAGAAATGACCGAGAAACCAGCCGACCGGTATCGGTCGAACGACCGATCCATGGACATCGTCGACGTCACACATCATATGAATAATCGGTCAGACTGCGACGAGGAGCTTGCCCCGCACGATGGAAGATAGTTCGACCCTCCGAGCCGTTGACGTTGCGAGAGCACTGGCGTTTGTCTGCGACCTCAGTATGGGACAGCCGACGGACCACTCCCTGCGCACTGCCTGGCTTGCCCGACAGCTGGCCATCGCTGAAGGCCTCAATCCCGATGAATGTGATACGGTCTGCGAAGCGTCGCTGCTCCGATGGTCTGGATGCACGGCCAATGCATCTGAATTTGCCGAACTGCTCGGCGACGACATTGCCGGTAGAGAGGCCATGGTCGCCATGCGGCCGGGATGGGCAGATGCCATGGCCGCGAAGGGGAATATCGATGATGTGATCGAGCCGTTAGCGCGGATCCACTGCGAGGTTTCCGTGGAAGTCGCGCGTATGCTTGGGCTCGACAATGCGACCCAAACGACATTGTGGAATATTTTGGAGACTTACGACGGCCGTGGAAAACTCCACCGCCTGCCTGGCGACCGTGTTCCGCTTCCTGTGTTCATCATTTCGGTGGCTGGTGATCTGGAGATCTTCACCCGGGTTTACGGCATCGAACGGGCGTTGGTACTCATCGCCAAGAAAGGCGGCGCCTCATATCCCGCAAGCCTTATCGACTCTGTCGCGTTACTGAGCGAGCAATGGCTCCGGGCGCTCGATCGAACGAGCCCGGATGAAATCGAAGCAGCACTCCTGACTGGGGGCATGCGGAAGGCAACGTCACCCGAGTTGATCGCCGATGTCATCGACCTCAAACTACCCTGGATGACGGGATTTTCACGCGCCGTCGCGCAAATAAGTGCAGTGTGCTGCGAAAATGCGGGTTTGGATAAAGCCAGCCAAAGCCGCGTCTATCGTGCCGGCCTCATCCACGGAATTGGGAGCGCTGCGGTTCCCAACGCGGCCTATGACGATCCTTCGACGAGATCAGCGTCAGCGTGGGAGAGATTTCGGCTCGCCCCCTACTGGACGTTGCGTGCGGGGCGGCAGATTGCCGCTCTCGAGCGTGAAGCGGAGATCGCGTCGTTCGTCCATGAGCGCCTTGATGGCTCCGGCTATTTCCGCGGCGCCACCGGCAAGTCTATTCCCATGGAGGCACGTATCCTTGGGACTGTTGTTGCCTGGGTCGAGTTACGATCGGAGCGGCCTTGGAGGAAGGCGCTGTCAGCCTCAGAGGCCGTGGCGCAGCTCATGAAGGAAGCGAAGATCGGGCGTTTCGATCCCACTATCGTCGAGTACGTCGGATCGGCGACGCTTGCCGATCGTCAACCTCGGCGAAGGCGTTCGAATGCGATCCGCCTTTCTTTGCGAGAAACAGAAGTACTTCATCGCATCAGCCTTGGCGCTAGCAATAAGGAGGTGGCACGGGACCTGAACCTCAGCCCAAGTACTGTGCGTACCCATGTCGAGAGCGTTTTTCGTAAGCTTGAGTGCTCCACACGAGCGGCGGCTGCATTGAAGGCGTCCTCAATGGGGCTGCTACCCTCGGAACCGACTGATTTCGTCTCCAAAGCGATTTCTTATCGTTCAGGCAATTCCATCTGAACAGAGATGGTCCCGTTCGTTCGGACGGTTGGCGGCTTGATTAAGCTATTCAGCGCCGGCGCCGCATTTGCCGGGCCATTTGACGAGCATCATGGAACGGTGTCTCCAGGAGCTACTCGTCGATCAAGCGCATCAGCACCAGGTTCAACGGCGTCTCGCCAGTCGGCGCGTAATGGAGTGCGGAACGGCTGATCCAATGGGCATTGCCGCACGATCGATGGGTACGAATGCGCCGTCGCGATCGTTAATCGCCTCCGCTCGACGTTCATCGATCGAAAATCTTTGACAAAATCCGACCGCTTCCCGCAGCAGCGACAGAAAGCAAATCCCCGAGCGGTTCGGTCATTTAACCGATGCAGCTCGCCTGGCCGCGCAAATATACACAGGGTCTGACCATAGCTGAGGGCTCAAGCGCATCGCGATACCGAGGCACGCAGGACGACCGGATTAACAGCCCTGTTGCCAGATCCGATCAAGTGACCCGCCGTTATTGGTTATCAGTTGAGCTATTCGCAATCGATGGGAGATACATTCATGTCCGACTTTACCCTGTGGGGGTTCGACGCGTCCATTTACGTGCGCACGGTCAAGATGGTGTTCGCCGAGAAGGGCTTCACCCAGTTCAAGCAAGAGCCGTTGAACGTTCTTGTCGGTGAGCAAAGGACGCCCGAACATCTGGAGCGTCATCCCTTTGGGAAGATCCCTGTTCTCGACCACGGTGGGATGCGGATTCTGGAGACTCCGGCGATCACTCGCTACCTCAACGACGTGCTGCCCGGGCGATCACTGGTCCCGGCGAGTCCGCAGGATCGGGCTCGCATGGATATGATTATCGGGATCGTCGGTTCCTACGGCTACGGCGCGCTGGGCAACGGCGTCGCCGGCTATCATCTCTTCCCCGATTACGTCGGCGGCAAGAGCGAGGAGAAGCGAAACGCCGGCGTCGAGAATGGGCGCAAGGCGATCAAGCTCGCGATGGAGACCAAAGGCACCTCGCGCTTCATCGCGGGCGATTTGAGCCTTGCCGATCTCTTTCTCGCGCCGCTCGCATTTTACGTCTCCCTGACGCCCGACAAGGATGTCGTTTTCGATGTCGATGGCTTTGCCCGGTGGTGGGCGACCGTGCAAGCCCTCCCCACCTTCGCGAAAACTCAGCCATAGCTTGGTTCAACCGTACCTTGGTTGATAGTCGAGGGCTCCGGTATTGGACTCCGCTTCGACCGTCGCTTTGTCTCACGCGGAGCGACGGTCGCAGTCAACCCGCCGGTCGCTGTACAAAGTGACATCGATGACTCGATGCAGCCGCGAGAGGTCTCGACGCAAATTGAACAGGCGCCGAGGGGCCCGAAGCAAGGATGCGACCGGGCTATCACATCGAGGTCGACAGTATTATCGAAAGTTCTCTAAAGGCGAATACGGCCCTGGTCCCGGTGTTCCGGCCATGTTGATCCTCGCGCCGGCGACGCCCGTCTTCCAGATGCGATTGATCTCCGCCGTAAT
The DNA window shown above is from Bradyrhizobium sp. CB1650 and carries:
- a CDS encoding TetR/AcrR family transcriptional regulator, yielding MSCRRLFMRKSREETAETRRNIVRTAGIRFRQNGICETGLADLMESAGLTHGGFYRHFASKDQLISEASADAFAANVAEMEAAASTAKGRKTLGAIANAYLSPEHRKDRAHGCPLAALGSELARSEKSTRSVATEGILKMIAIVAERLKDPNTDRAKKSASVFVGTMLGALTISRIVADPKVSNDILAAARAKLTSWE
- a CDS encoding HD domain-containing phosphohydrolase codes for the protein MGQPTDHSLRTAWLARQLAIAEGLNPDECDTVCEASLLRWSGCTANASEFAELLGDDIAGREAMVAMRPGWADAMAAKGNIDDVIEPLARIHCEVSVEVARMLGLDNATQTTLWNILETYDGRGKLHRLPGDRVPLPVFIISVAGDLEIFTRVYGIERALVLIAKKGGASYPASLIDSVALLSEQWLRALDRTSPDEIEAALLTGGMRKATSPELIADVIDLKLPWMTGFSRAVAQISAVCCENAGLDKASQSRVYRAGLIHGIGSAAVPNAAYDDPSTRSASAWERFRLAPYWTLRAGRQIAALEREAEIASFVHERLDGSGYFRGATGKSIPMEARILGTVVAWVELRSERPWRKALSASEAVAQLMKEAKIGRFDPTIVEYVGSATLADRQPRRRRSNAIRLSLRETEVLHRISLGASNKEVARDLNLSPSTVRTHVESVFRKLECSTRAAAALKASSMGLLPSEPTDFVSKAISYRSGNSI
- a CDS encoding glutathione S-transferase family protein encodes the protein MSDFTLWGFDASIYVRTVKMVFAEKGFTQFKQEPLNVLVGEQRTPEHLERHPFGKIPVLDHGGMRILETPAITRYLNDVLPGRSLVPASPQDRARMDMIIGIVGSYGYGALGNGVAGYHLFPDYVGGKSEEKRNAGVENGRKAIKLAMETKGTSRFIAGDLSLADLFLAPLAFYVSLTPDKDVVFDVDGFARWWATVQALPTFAKTQP
- a CDS encoding alpha/beta hydrolase yields the protein MRVTVPNLKTLLLTMTLLSGLAMPTSARAAPQDTTVVLVHGAFVDGSEWNKVVPLLQAKGLKVVSVQNPLTSLAEDVAATQRAISQQAGKVVLVGHSWGGMAITEAGASDKVSALVYISAFAPSEGQAAGDLGKEYEPPAGMKRLHADHSGYLSLPAEAMVQDFAPDAPKEETRLMAVSQVPINSKAFGEKVTMAAWKTKPSYFIVAGNDRMMATDLQLSMAKKIGAKTVVLKTGHAPMLSKPQEVADVILEAANR